In a single window of the Rhizoctonia solani chromosome 16, complete sequence genome:
- a CDS encoding 2OG-Fe(II) oxygenase family protein — MNSTVRCFKEGHREEIRQVALEVFSNDFMRNDESDGIENGTSVVYAIDGSGIGTQKRASISRTHLKRKRNLDDWLLLPKPDLRGSRSRLDEGSSTRTVISGGTHPQRVCIDLTLDESDDEFETSSRSETANEKPLVSLSSILRDNTTSSSKPKKLAPLTLTTPEMVSTHTPLTMHPSILPLELSCRLYYAMLKASEGWTRNKWWLADRMVESPHTTSFYARHAQEDDYDWNEAAQYWYAGRPTGPPLPFLPEMEEACGYIEKVVNEAIKQRPRYSLEWAGAGEESKDEVPQWRPNVAAANCYRGAKEAVGYHSDQMTYLGPYPTIASLSLGTTREFRVREVIPKENRLQKEARTYIVPLPHNSLVIMHPPCQERFKHTVPSQQAIDMFRPPFPHDAQPSNARINITFRFYRPDFRPHTTPRCACGDPCVLRADMKGKWKKREQNSSEENKEINYFWQCYSSAQNEGKSCGHWRLMDVKKEGRGPVIGSGS; from the exons ATGAATTCAACCGTGAGGTGTTTTAAAGAAGGACATCGAGAAGAAATCAGACAGGTCGCACTGGAAGTCTTTTCGAATGATTTTATGCGTAATGATGAGAGCGATGGTATCGAGAATGGCACTTCTGTAGTC TACGCGATCGACGGCTCAGGAATCGGGACACAAAAACGAGCATC TATTTCTCGCACCCACTTGAAACGAAAAAGAAACCTCGACGATTGGCTATTGCTTCCAAAGCCCGATTTGAGGGGCTCCCGATCGCGATTGGACGAGGGCTCGTCTACTCGTACAGTAATTTCCGGAGGAACCCACCCACAAAGAGTTTGTATCGACCTAACTCTCGATGAGTCTGACGATGAATTCGAAACTTCTAGCCGTTCAGAAACAGCCAACGAAAAGCCTCTTGTTTCATTGTCCTCCATACTGCGTGACAACACTACTTCTTCTAGTAAACCAAAAAAACTAGCTCCTTTGACTCTAACGACCCCTGAAATGGTGTCAACACATACGCCTCTCACCATGCACCCTTCAATACTACCTTTGGAACTATCTTGCAGATTATACTATGCCATGCTGAAAGCTTCAGAAGGGTGGACTCGAAACAAGTGGTGGCTTGCAGATAGGATGGTAGAATCGCCACATACTACCTCATTCTATGCTCGTCATGCACAAGAGGATGATTATGATTGGAATGAAGCCGCCCAATACTG GTATGCTGGACGACCTACCGGACCTCCTCTCCCTTTCTTACCGGAAATGGAAGAAGCATGCGGATATATTGAAAAAGTGGTCAACGAAGCCATTAAGCAAAGACCACGATATTCGCTGGAATGGGCTGGAGCAGGAGAGGAAAGCAAGGATGAAGTACCTCAATGGCGCCCGAATGTTGCGGCAGCTAATTGTTATCGTGGTGCTAAGGAGGCAGTTGGGTATCACTCAGACCAAATGACGT ATCTAGGTCCATATCCGACAATAGCCTCGTTGTCTCTTG GAACTACCCGTGAATTCAGGGTTCGTGAAGTCATACCAAAAGAAAATCGATTACAAAAGGAGGCTCGAACCTACATTGTTCCACTCCCACATAACTCG CTTGTGATCATGCACCCGCCTTGTCAAGAGCGCTTTAAGCACACTGTACCTTCTCAACAAGCTATCGACATGTTCAGACCTCCGTTTCCGCATGATGCGCAGCCATCTAATGCACGCATAAACATTACCTTCCGTTTCTATCGACCAGACTTCAGGCCCCACACAACTCCACGATGCGCATGCGGTGATCCATGTGTATTGCGCGCAGATATGAAAGGAAAGTGGAAAAAGCGGGAGCAAAATTCGTCCGAAGAAAACAAAGAAATTAATTACTTCTGGCAGTGCTACAGTAGCGCACAGAACGAAGGAAAATCCTGCGGTCACTGGCGTTTGATGGATGTTAAGAAAGAGGGAAGAGGTCCAGTCATCGGGAGTGGATCGTGA
- a CDS encoding phosducin-like protein, with the protein MQNPNEDTEWNDILRKHGIIPERPKTPPSPPPPPSPTIAEKLGGASDSALKELEDDAGDSETERIVQEYRRKRMQEFRKEQKRGRFGEMMPIGRDDYKREVTEASRVDEEGMEGRGFGQPVVCYLYKDGDVACSRLTEHLKILAARYPSTKFVSIIGNKCIENYPDRHLPTLFFYRNGNPVSQVTAWGTDRPRTIQEIESILRALGMIPEKAPAQPRANREDSGSEDEVQRLSSTLRGTKLREPKQGTGTVNAQTSKIRGPSKPTVEDDDSDFDL; encoded by the exons CGAAGATACAGAATGGAACGACATCCTTCGCAAACATGGCATTATTCCTGAACGACCCAAGACACCGCCATCTCCGCCCCCTCCTCCTTCCCCAACCATCGCAGAGAAGCTCGGGGGTGCCTCGGACTCTGCCCTGAAAGAGCTCGAGGATGATGCAGGTGACTCAGAAACCGAGAGGATTGTTCAGGAATATAGGAGAAAGCGGATGCAAGAGTTTCGTAAGGAACAGAAACGCGGTCGATTTGGTGAAATGATGCCAATTGGAAGAGATGACTACAAGCGAGAAGTGACAGAAGCAAGTCGGGTAGACGAGGAAGGCATGGAAGGCAGGGGATTTGGCCAGCCAGTTGTCTGTTATTTATATAAGGACGG AGATGTAGCTTGTTCGAGATTGACGGAACACCTGAAGATTTTGGCTGCAAGATACCCTTCAACAAAGTTTGTTAGCATAATAGGCAACAAATGTATCGAAAACTATCCCGACCGCCACTTACCGACCTTATTCTTCTATCGAAATGGCAATCCCGTGAGTCAGGTGACAGCATGGGGGACAGACAGGCCCAGAACGATTCAAG AAATTGAGAGTATCTTACGTGCATTAGGCATGATACCAGAAAAAGCGCCAGCCCAACCCCGGGCAAACCGAGAAGACTCGGGCTCCGAAGATGAAGTCCAGCGTTTATCCTCGACACTTCGCGGGACTAAGTTAAGAGAGCCTAAACAAGGAACCGGGACAGTAAACGCGCAGACATCAAAGATCAGGGGGCCGTCCAAACCAACAGTAGAAGATGACGACTCTGATTTCGATTTATGA
- a CDS encoding cullin binding: protein MPPKRKAAESATERTTKVRRASAKEAPSTKPVKSAPAAKKGAKDNTKVTTTPSGLDPTTFTLERVQAMFDKYTDEDDSNVIGAEGMERLCTEASVPMDGALPLLIAWSVKAKTLGTITRSEFTDSFGKLKIDTPEKMALMALDLNSLFFGCNIADQASRMSLVNNGQDSDSYDRAQLRSFQRNAESAYAKFYSFCFGLVKPPQSRNIDMETSMAFWSVILAPKYSIASELLEFIAEKDTYKAVTKDLWGMTLEFCKTVQPDLTGLDEEEAAWPTLLDDFVEWKKAKAAANTDDAVMAD, encoded by the exons ATGCCTCCCAAG CGCAAAGCAGCTGAATCTGCCACCGAGCGAACCACTAAAGTGCGGCGAGCTAGTGCCAAAGAGGCGCCCAGTACAAAGCCCGTGAAATCTGCCCCTGCCGCCAAAAAAGGTGCGAAAGACAATAC GAAAGTGACTACTACACCTTCCGGACTGGATCCAACTACATTTACTCTCGAACGGGTCCAGGCAATGTTCGATAAATACACGGATGAAGATGACAGCAATGTTATTGGAG CTGAAGGAATGGAGCGCTTATGCACCGAGGCATCTGTACCTATGGATGGGGCGTTGCCTCTTCTAATCGCTTGGTCTGTAAAAGCCAAAACACTTGGTACTATCACTCGGTCTGAATTTACGGATTCGTTCGGGAAACTCAA AATTGACACCCCAGAGAAAATGGCTCTGATGGCATTGGACCTAAATTCGCTATTCTTCGGGTGCAACATAGCCGACCAAG CGTCACGAATGTCTTTGGTAAACAACGGACAGGACTCAGACTCGTATGATCGCGCCCAGTTACGCTCGTTCCAACGAAACGCTGAATCGGCCTATGCCAAGTTCTATTCGTTTTGCTTCGGCCTAGTTAAGCCTCCCCAATCAAGAAATATTGACATGGAG ACTTCAATGGCTTTTTGGTCTGTTATCCTGGCACCCAAATATTCCATTGCGAGTGAGCTACTCGAGTTTATTGCC GAAAAAGACACATACAAAGCAGTCACAAAAGATCTATGGGGCATG ACACTCGAGTTTTGCAAGACAGTTCAGCCTGATTTGACTGGCCTTGACGAAGAGGAGGCAGCTTGGCCAACTCTCCTAGACGACTTCGTTGA GTGGAAAAAGGCTAAGGCTGCAGCGAACACTGATGATGCTGTAATGGCCGATTAA
- a CDS encoding mitotic spindle-associated MMXD complex subunit MIP18, with translation MSEKINSNPTVFAPTKTTTRKTSKTSRYLWSDEGEFQGTLSLTGGYPLNSDKVDGVDIAEEEEEPIDSEEIFDLLRSINDPEHPLTLEQLKVVSAEQITVSPNHVMVRFTPTIPHCSMATLIGLSMRVRLLRSLPSRYKVDIMIQEGTHQSENAVNKQLNDKERVAAALENSHLLGVVEQCLSTAHQRGVYEQ, from the exons ATGTCAGAGAAGATCAATTCTAATCCTACTGTCTTTGCACCGACAAAAACCACCACGAGGAAGACATCGAAGACGTCCAGATACCTATGGAGTGATGAGGGTGAATTCCAAGGCACTCTTTCATTGACAGGAGGCTATCCTCTAAATTCGGACAAGGTCGACGGTGTGGATATagctgaagaagaggaagagcccATTGACTCGGAGGAGATTTTCG ATTTACTGAGGTCGATTAACGACCCTGAGCACCCATTGACACTGGAGCAATTGAAGGTTGTATCGGCCGAACAAATCACAGTATCCCCCAATCACGTTATGGTTAGATTCACCCCGACCATTCCTCATTGCAGCATGGCCACTCTCATAG GGTTATCTATGAGGGTTCGTCTGCTACGGAGTTTACCATCGCGGTACAAGGTTGATATTATGATCCAAGAGGGAACGCATCAAAGCGAAAACGCAG TCAACAAGCAACTCAATGACAAGGAACGTGTTGCAGCTGCACTCGAAAATTCACACCTCCTTGGCGTAGTTGAACAGTGCTTGTCAACAGCGCACCAGAGAGGAGTATATGAACAATGA
- a CDS encoding glutathione-disulfide reductase, with the protein MPPVDRPKQDSYDYIVIGGGSGGSGTSRRAVKYGKKVALIEATTKPGGTCVNVGCVPKKIMWHAADTSERLRAAADYGEGIEHIHGYARLTGPNSVEVTGADGSKKEIQADQICIAVGGHPTVPSEQDIPGASLGITSDGFFELDHLPKRVAVVGAGYIAVELAGILNTLGSETHLLIRYEKFLRTFDPMLSDVLMDWMGQTGLNVHKKTQIIKVEGQAGSPLTITTDTGKTIEVDTLIWAIGRRASTEDIGLDKAGVKTNEEGDIIVDEYQQTNVPSITAIGDVQGKALLTPVAIAAGRRLSNRLFGPSEFKNDKLSYENIPTVVFSHPTIGTVGLTEPEAREKYGDQVKIYKSSFKALYYSMIPEGHKEPTAYKLVCVGPEEKVVGIHIIGLGSDEVMQGFGVAVKMGATKKDLDDTVAIHPTSAEELVTMT; encoded by the exons ATGCCACCGGTTGACAGACCCAAACAAGACAGCTATGACTATATTGTCATTGGCGGAGGCAGTGGTGGATCCGGTACAAGC CGCCGCGCGGTCAAGTATGGAAAGAAGGTAGCCCTAATCGAGGCCACCACTAAACCTGGAGGAACTTGCGTGAACGTTG GTTGTGTGCCCAAAAAG ATTATGTGGCATGCAGCAGATACATCTGAACGTCTTCGTGCAGCTGCTGATTATGG GGAAGGTATCGAGCATATTCATGGATACGCCCGCCTCACAGGGCCGAATTCGGTTGAGGTTACTGGCGCTGATGGTTCGAAAAAGGAAATACAGGCGGACCAAATTTGCATCGCTGTAGGAGGTCATCCAACCGTCCCTTCCGAGCAAGATATTCCAGGAGCTTCGTTGGGAATCACCAGCGATGGTTTTTTTGAGCTCGATCACCTTCCCAAGCGAGTCGCTGTCGTCGGAGCAGGATACATTGCTGTCGAACTCGCCGGGATCTTGAACACTTTGGGTTCAGAAACTCATCTTCTCATTCGATACGAAAAGTTCCTGCGTACTTTTGACCCTATGTTGAGCGATGTTCTTATGGATTGGATGGGACAGACAGGTTTGAACGTCCATAAAAAGACTCAAATAATCAAGGTAGAAGGCCAGGCGGGTAGCCCTCTTACAATCACCACGGACACTGGCAAAACTATCGAAGTCGACACTCTTATCTGGGCAATTGGTCGACGTGCGTCGACCGAAGACATTGGCCTCGACAAAGCTGGTGTCAAGACCAACGAGGAGGGTGATATTATTGTAGATGAATATCAACAGACCAACGTACCAAGCATTACTGCGATCGGGGATGTTCAAGGGAAAGCATTACTCACGCCTGTTGCCATTGCTGCAGGACGCCGCCTATCAAACCGCTTGTTTGGTCCGTCGGAGTTCAAGAACGATAAATTGAGCTATGAGAATATTCCAACTGTAGTGTTTTC ACATCCCACTATAGGAACTGTTGGTCTTACTGAACCAGAAGCAAGGGAGAAGTACGGCGATCAGGTTAAGATCT ACAAGTCTTCTTTCAAAGCACTCTATTACTCTATGATACCAGAAGGGCACAAAGAACCAACTGCTTACAAGCTCGTGTGCGTTGGTCCTGAGGAGAAGGTGGTTGGCATACATATTATTGGACTGGGAAGCGATGAAGTCATGCAGGGTTTCGGTGTAGCCGTGAAGATGGGTG CTACTAAAAAGGATTTGGATGATACTGTTGCTATTCACCCAAC ATCCGCTGAAG AGCTGGTAACCATGACTTAA